The genome window TAATTCTCGTTTTGATTTTTTCAAAAAAAGTTCTTCGCTTGCCAATCGACCTATTTTTTCTCCAATTTTAGTTTGAGCGTAAATATCCTGCAAGTCCTCATAGGTCACACTCCAAAGAACAGTGTTCGTAATTGTTTCTAATTCGTAAGTAGAAGATGTTTGTGTCAAAAAAATATCATAGGCACTTACAAAATTATTTGCAAAGGCGAAACCAAATGTCAAGTCGTCAAATTCTGAAGGAATACAAAAGCGAATAATGCCTTTTTCAATAAACGAAAGATGATTTTCTTTTTGTCCTATTTTTAAAATTTTTGTTTTTTTTGAGAATTCTCGCCTAAATAGTTTAGATGAAAATATCTGCCAATCGCTGTCGGTAAGTAGAACATTTTTTTCAAAATATTTTTTAATCTCTTCCATTGTCGTGAGGTCTGTTATGCTTGTCGCTAACGTCAGTCTATGAATAAACTTAAAAAGAGGCTCTGAGAATTCGCTGTGTGAAATTTTTCTCCGACAGGTATGCGAATAGTTTCTCTTTTTGACTTAGTTTTTTCACAGCCTGTTGGGCGATGTACTTATTTTGCTTTATAAAGTTTCATTTTTTTCTCTTCGGGATTTATTTTTACGTAGCCACCTCTTATTGTTACAAATACATTCTTTTTATCAAGAACAACTACTGAAGTTGGATAAAGTCCATACCAGAATAAATTGTCAAAAATTGTATTTAACTTCAAGTTTTTATCTATTATATAAAATCCTTTGCTACCTGCTAAATAAATGTAATCTTTATATAGTGTCATAGCTGACGGAGCATCTTCAAGATTTAATGCTCCAGAAATAAAAAAATTATCATTATTATACTTAATTGAATAAAGGCCTCCAGAATTTAATCCCATATGAGATAAACCTCCTAGCAAATAAATCGAATCTTTAATTCCAAAAATAAATTTTACATTCCCGCTTTTAAGAAGTTTACAATCTTTAAGCACTTTATTAATTGGATCCGTTTCGCTAGTCATTAGACCTCCAAACCACCTTGGTTTAATATCTTTTCCATTTTTTCCATTAACAAAATATACTTTCGTAGAGTCTTTTTGTTTGTAATATAATCCACCTCCGAATTCTCCCATATCGATACCAATCAATTTTCCATTGGTAATATTATATTCTACAGAAGACGCATACTTGTATTTTGATACTTTTATCTTACCCGATTCTAGTGTAAAAACGAACTCTTTGTTTGATGAATGATTAAAATCATACCATTCTTTGCTGTCCATTTCAGGAATTTTGCATTCTTCAAAGTCATTTAGTGAATAGTTTTGACCGAAGCAAAATGATATGTTAAGTAGAAATATTATTAGAAATATTTTCATTTTTACTGTTTTATAGGTGTATATCGCCCAATGTTCCGGCGCTTGGAGGTTGCGAGCTTCGGAACAGATTATTTTCTATTAAAGAAAAAATTACTTGCGAAATGTAAACCTGAATTTACTACAAAATTCGCAATCTTGCCAAACGCCTGTTACTTGTAGTTTTTTATCCGTTCCACATAGATTTATATTGTTCCATTTTATTCATTTCTTCTGTCATAAATGTCGAGTCATTATTTTGAATACGAAGTTGTTTAATGGTATCTATGTTTGCTAAAACACCTTGTTTATACCAAGGAAATTCATCAGCAAGAGAATTTAGTTTTGCTAAAGCCTGTAAAGTCTCTCCGTTTTTAGATAAAAATACTGAATGTTCAAATCTAAATATTGGACACCAATAATATTCTTCTGCCATTTTTTGCCAAGTTTCTCCGTCTGCTTCTCCAACATTCAAGAAATTAACAGCAAATATTGACGAATCAATATATCCTTCTGAAAATATAAAGTAGTTTAGTAATGCAATTTCTTTTTTGTCAGTCTCTGACTTTATTTTATTTTCAATTATCTCATTTATGAGTTTATGAGATAAGTCTTGGTCTTCTTTTGAATCAGATAAATGCAAGACATTTGCATACTCAACTTTTACTATTTCTAAATCAGGTCTTAATTCAAAAGCACCTTTTGCATATTTCATTGCATCAGATATTGAGTTTAGAGTTCTATAAAGTTTAGATAATGCAACTATTAGTCTAATATCTTTAAAATCTTCTTGGGTTATACTTGTTTTTTGGAATTCAACAGCTTTTAATGAATATCTATCTTTTACAAATCGCTCAATTATTTGCCATTTCTGTAATTTAGAAAATTCTGTTTCATCCCATTGTTGAAACAATATAGACCTTCTATCCCAAGTTGAGCGAATTTTTTTCCATTCACTAAAAGTGTAATCAAATGCTTCGTGTTCTTGAAAAATATTACCTTTTTCGTCTTGTAAATCAAATTCAACTCTGTATTCTGGCGACGAGTAATAGCGTCTAATAGAATTATAAATTTCTTCCTTAAATAATTTAGGAGTGTTACTTTCTATTTCAGGATTACCTGAAATTTTGTTTAGCATTTCTAAAAATAAATCTTGGTCTTTTTGAGGCAAAGATTTAAGGTCTTCCATTGCTTTTTTTTCGAGGTCTTGAATATTTTCTGATGTGGAATTTTGTTCTGGTTTTTTTTCTGATTTCCCAAAAAGTCTTTTAAATATGCTCATAGTTGTTTGAAATTCTAACTAACGTTTTGTTAATGTTTTATAAATCAAATATTTGTAAAATTATTTTTCCGTATTAATTCCTTTCATTTTTCCGCTTTTCCGCCGTTAGCTTACGGGGTCAGGGCGGGAGTCTAGGGGGAATTACTGCCAACGTCCCCTAGCTACAAGAGATTTGGGGGTAAATTAAGCCTTATTTTCGAATTT of Flavobacterium marginilacus contains these proteins:
- a CDS encoding type II toxin-antitoxin system RelE family toxin codes for the protein MSIFKRLFGKSEKKPEQNSTSENIQDLEKKAMEDLKSLPQKDQDLFLEMLNKISGNPEIESNTPKLFKEEIYNSIRRYYSSPEYRVEFDLQDEKGNIFQEHEAFDYTFSEWKKIRSTWDRRSILFQQWDETEFSKLQKWQIIERFVKDRYSLKAVEFQKTSITQEDFKDIRLIVALSKLYRTLNSISDAMKYAKGAFELRPDLEIVKVEYANVLHLSDSKEDQDLSHKLINEIIENKIKSETDKKEIALLNYFIFSEGYIDSSIFAVNFLNVGEADGETWQKMAEEYYWCPIFRFEHSVFLSKNGETLQALAKLNSLADEFPWYKQGVLANIDTIKQLRIQNNDSTFMTEEMNKMEQYKSMWNG
- a CDS encoding Crp/Fnr family transcriptional regulator — protein: MEEIKKYFEKNVLLTDSDWQIFSSKLFRREFSKKTKILKIGQKENHLSFIEKGIIRFCIPSEFDDLTFGFAFANNFVSAYDIFLTQTSSTYELETITNTVLWSVTYEDLQDIYAQTKIGEKIGRLASEELFLKKSKRELSLLNDTPQQRYLNLFTEQPHLLQLIPLKYIASYIGITSQALSRIRKRIS